A genomic region of Dunckerocampus dactyliophorus isolate RoL2022-P2 chromosome 10, RoL_Ddac_1.1, whole genome shotgun sequence contains the following coding sequences:
- the LOC129189326 gene encoding E-selectin-like, translated as MELCCGLNGKKYTSWTILAFTFSMLCMQTSVECWSYFYSNGTMTWEEARAWCKESYTDMVAIQNQEEIAHLNSWLPKKPGYYWIGIRKINSTWTWVGTNKALTAEATNWAEGEPNNGKNGQVLGEREDCVEMYIKRSSQPGKWNDERCKNSKTALCYTAACQTDSCIHGECVETINSHRCECFEGFYGDKCEHVFQCNKDELSVPAKGSVDCTGKYGDFSFDALCQYSCEEGYQLNRPGPLRCTASKNWSEPPPTCEVVQCEELSHPDRGSVTCQDPVAASSFQSTCMFTCHEGYVLSGAESLQCEASGSWNASQPTCVAVQCPALSGLQNGTISCGEDPDTRFSYGSTCTFSCSSGYQMVGASTATCTSAGEWSKMMPHCQVVQCNKDELSVPAKGSVDCTGKYGDFSFDALCQYSCEEGYQLNRPGPLRCTASKNWSEPPPTCEVVQCEELSHPDRGSVTCQDPVAASSFQSTCMFTCHEGYVLSGAESLQCEASGSWNASQPTCVAVQCPALSGLQNGTISCGEDADTRFSYGSTCTFSCSSGYQMVGASTVTCTSAGEWSEMMPHCQAITCPAPDVPKRGHLNCTPSLFPSSILYPHDTVCTFSCDEGHQLQGALSMACTHLGQWTAMPPTCSASTSQLSAITAGATIGGAVSLSTLSLVMWVLRRLRRKATKFELSSNSDIEDPPQVYKNSIDSLI; from the exons ATG GAACTCTGCTGTGGATTAAATGGCAAAAAGTACACCTCATGGACCATCTTGGCTTTTACTTTCTCAA TGTTGTGCATGCAGACGAGCGTCGAGTGCTGGTCCTACTTCTACTCCAATGGCACCATGACCTGGGAGGAAGCCCGAGCGTGGTGCAAGGAGAGCTACACGGACATGGTGGCAATCCAGAACCAGGAGGAGATTGCACATCTCAACAGCTGGCTGCCCAAGAAGCCCGGCTACTATTGGATCGGCATCCGTAAGATCAACAGCACCTGGACGTGGGTTGGCACCAACAAGGCTCTCACGGCCGAGGCCACCAACTGGGCTGAGGGGGAACCCAACAACGGCAAGAACGGGCAGGTCTTGGGCGAGAGGGAGGACTGTGTGGAGATGTACATCAAGAGAAGTTCGCAACCTGGAAAATGGAACGATGAGCGATGCAAGAACAGCAAAACAGCTTTGTGCTACACCG CTGCTTGTCAGACAGACTCATGTATCCATGGAGAATGTGTGGAGACCATTAACAGCCACAGGTGCGAGTGCTTTGAAGGCTTCTATGGAGACAAGTGTGAGCATG TGTTTCAGTGCAACAAAGATGAGCTGAGCGTCCCTGCTAAGGGGAGCGTAGACTGCACTGGCAAGTACGGCGACTTCTCCTTTGACGCCCTGTGCCAATATTCCTGCGAGGAGGGCTACCAGCTGAACAGGCCGGGACCCTTGAGGTGCACCGCCTCCAAGAACTGGTCAGAGCCGCCTCCTACATGTGAAG TGGTCCAGTGTGAGGAGCTGTCGCATCCAGATAGAGGATCTGTCACATGTCAGGACCCTGTGGCAGCCTCAAGCTTCCAGTCCACATGTATGTTTACCTGCCATGAGGGATATGTGCTATCTGGCGCTGAGTCTCTGCAATGTGAAGCATCAGGAAGCTGGAACGCCTCACAGCCAACTTGCGTTG CTGTCCAGTGTCCCGCTCTCTCTGGCTTACAAAACGGTACAATCAGCTGCGGGGAGGATCCAGATACGAGGTTCAGCTACGGGAGCACCTGCACTTTCAGCTGCTCCTCAGGCTACCAGATGGTGGGGGCGAGCACGGCGACATGCACGTCAGCTGGAGAGTGGAGTAAGATGATGCCTCACTGCCAAG TGGTTCAATGCAACAAAGATGAGCTGAGCGTCCCTGCTAAGGGGAGCGTAGACTGCACTGGCAAGTACGGCGACTTCTCCTTTGACGCCCTGTGCCAATATTCCTGCGAGGAGGGCTACCAGCTGAACAGACCGGGACCCTTGAGGTGCACCGCCTCCAAGAACTGGTCAGAGCCGCCTCCTACATGTGAAG TGGTCCAGTGTGAGGAGCTGTCGCATCCAGATAGAGGATCTGTCACATGTCAGGACCCTGTGGCAGCCTCAAGCTTCCAGTCCACATGTATGTTTACCTGCCATGAGGGATATGTGCTATCTGGCGCTGAGTCTCTGCAATGTGAAGCATCAGGAAGCTGGAACGCCTCACAGCCAACTTGCGTTG CTGTCCAGTGTCCCGCTCTCTCTGGCTTACAAAACGGTACAATCAGCTGTGGGGAGGATGCAGATACGAGGTTCAGCTACGGGAGCACCTGCACTTTCAGCTGCTCCTCAGGCTACCAGATGGTGGGGGCGAGTACGGTGACGTGCACGTCAGCTGGAGAGTGGAGTGAGATGATGCCTCACTGCCAAG CAATAACATGCCCCGCCCCTGACGTTCCCAAGAGAGGCCACCTGAACTGCACTCCCTCCCTCTTCCCATCCTCGATCCTTTACCCACACGATACAGTCTGCACCTTCAGCTGCGATGAAGGCCATCAGCTCCAAGGTGCCCTCAGCATGGCGTGCACACACTTAGGCCAGTGGACCGCTATGCCTCCAACATGCTCAG CTTCCACGTCTCAGCTAAGTGCCATTACGGCTGGTGCAACAATAGGGGGCGCTGTGTCCCTGTCCACTCTGTCTCTGGTGATGTGGGTCCTGAGACGATTGAGGAGGAAAGCAACCAAGTTTGAGTTGAGCAG CAACTCTGACATTGAGGATCCTCCCCAGGTCTACAAAAACAGCATCGACAGTCTCATCTAG
- the si:dkey-51e6.1 gene encoding 14 kDa phosphohistidine phosphatase has product MSDSLATVPVVEIDPEGTFKYILVRVKVKDGDVHKDIVRGTKSAEYHNHIFEKVEPAMKALGMECQCLGGGKIEHNSQGKKIRVFGESTAFGKADHSVSAEKLKSAFGDYEITWTDDGK; this is encoded by the exons ATGTCGGACTCCCTGGCCACAGTCCCAGTTGTGGAGATCGATCCAGAGGGGACTTTTAAGTACATTTTGGTACGAGTGAAAGTGAAAGATGGCGATGTGCACAAAGATATTGTCCGCGGTACAAAAAGTGCAGAGTATCACA ATCATATTTTTGAGAAGGTCGAGCCTGCCATGAAGGCCTTGGGGATGGAGTGTCAGTGCCTCGGCGGAGGGAAGATAGAGCACAACAGTCAAGGGAAGAAAATCAGGGTGTTTGGAGAATCCACT GCTTTTGGCAAAGCAGATCATTCTGTATCAGCAGAGAAGTTAAAGAGTGCCTTCGGCGACTATGAGATCACCTGGACGGATGACGGCAAATGA